The Eriocheir sinensis breed Jianghai 21 chromosome 21, ASM2467909v1, whole genome shotgun sequence genome includes the window agagagagagagagagagagagagagagagagagagagagagagagagagagagagagagagagagagagagagagagagagagagagagagagagaatgctatcgCTGTCATTAAAATACTTTCACAAACACATTGATTAAAGTACTCGAACTAGGAAAAAATATTAAGATGCTAGTAGGTTAAAGACATAATCATATACATTCAAAGAACTATCACCTTTTTCTTGTGCCTAAACGTGTTTCATAAAATTTCCTTCATCACCCTCTTATGCACTTTCTCgtttccagtttccttttttaTCCCGGTTTCAAAGGTTGCAAAAGGAGTGACAAAAGCTGACTCACAAGGAAAGAGGCTTCGTTCACTGTTTTCTTGTGTCGGTATGTCCGGTTTCCTGGTGACAATCATTTTTATAGCAAGGCCCGTGTTCTCAAAAAGGTTTCAGCGTCCTACAACACCTATTTCAACAAGCTATCGTGGAGGCTGCTTGGGTTTTCACTGACGGTTTTATGCTCCTGGCGATAGTTTTCAAAGGCTACCACACCATGAACAGGGAGGATATGTGATAACTTCATTagccttctcttcatcctctgaAAATTGTCCTAATGAGAGTTGAACCCATTTAAACATCCGGCCTTATACTTACGTAGTGTTTAATCCCCATGTAAATCAGTGCTATACGATCCCCTCCCTTATGCTGTATCACAACTTAAAGTCCCGGtgaattattatttattttttgtgttggcGGTTTTCGTATAATTGGGTGACGAATTATTACGCGGCGCTCGGTCCTCATGTGCAACAGCGATAAACGATCAACTAAAAGCCTTGCCAAGTACATTCATCCGTTGCCAGTTTGATTTATCGAGTGACATAAATAACTACAGAGCGTTTGATCCACATGTATTGCACCGATAAACAATCAACTCCCAAATGGTGCATTGCAAAGGGAAaaagaattatattattttatttgcgtTGCCGGTATTGAGTTTATTCGGTGACATGAAGATACGGACTTTCTTTATTGTGAGTTGAGTAGTCAGAAAGCAATACAACCTTAAATTTTCGTATTCTGAAGTGGATACCATGCCTGACTATTAAAGTATTTCCTGATGTCATACCTCATATATTAAAACAGAATGCTAGTGGGATCGATCCTTACGTAAAAGTCCCATTCCTCGGGCAAGTCACATTATGCATGGAGCTGATAACAGATAGACAACAGAAGCAACAGAGTGGTAACCCAGGATTATAGAAGATAGGACAGACACAAGCTGGATGGATTTCAGTCACACCCGACGGAGGTGCGGAACATTTGGAAAGGTTTTGCCATGCCACGGACTTCTAATGATTGTAGCTGAtgttaatgatgttgatgattatgatgatgagggggaggaagagaagcaagaaagaCCACTCGGTCCTTCAGATTAGCCGTCCCATCCCACGGCCTCTGATCCCCATGTAATAGAATCACAAACGATCTAATTCTCATGCCTCGATTCGTGCACACTCGCCGGTAACTGAACCCTTTCCTCGGTGCCTGCAGCTCGCCGGTgacctttcttccattcttggCTGAACCAGATTCGGGAAAAAAGTCTCCTGGTTTATATTATTAATACAAAAAACTAGACTTCACCTTTCAACCAGACAaactttcactctcttcctccttcagtaacACGCGGCGGACGGACGGGAGCCTTTCTACTTCGAGTCTACCCTTCACAAGACTCTGCGCTCCTATTCTTAtaacatttcctctcctcttaccgaTGCACTCTCAACACATTTGTTACTCCGGCAACCCTACCCCGTGCCCACACAACAGGTGACGCCACGCAGGGGACCTTTACTCCCCTGTATGGCGTGTCTGAAGGGGCACGGGGTGGGAGGGAGAACGGGGCGGGGGCTCGCACATAAAGGAAGTTCAAGGAGGGGGGCGGGGATGGCCTCGGGGTGACATGATGCAGCACAGTTTTGCAAGTATTCACACCTTTCCCATTCAGCCATACACGTCCCGCTCTGACCATCGCTTTCGTTGTCACAGAGATtcacaggtaaaaaaataaaaaaaacctatCCAGTCTGTATATGTCCCTGCTAATTACTCCCATTATAACTTTTCCGTCTACATTCGCTCATGCTTTCTTTGAGGCGTATAAAAACAAGACAATTTCCTTCACTTTGTATTATatcaacctttctttctcttgccaCACGATTTTCTATTCgactttctattctctcttcatCTTGCTCATCCTTTCACACTTAATAATGAGACACTTTCccgcgtgtgggtgtgggtgtgggtgtaggtgtgggtgtgttttaTTAATAATTACTTTCCTGCTTTCCTCGATATCCAAGTTTTTCTTTGTGGTCTTGTcacgcctctgtgtgtgtgtgtgtgtgtgtgtgtgtgtgtgtgtgtgtgtgtgtgtgtgtgtgtgtgttatcatctattctttcccttttccttactctctttaTCTCTAAAATGATATGATCTGCATTATTTCAGTTCTCCCTGCCGCTCATATTTTctcccaaacttttttttttttttatcttctctcactttcccgtcctctctctatttttttttttgttcccctttccttccttaaaatTCTTAGACAAAATAAGACACACTCCTGTttgattttttgttcttttgtattttttttctctcttgctccAGGCCACACGATTATCTCCTGGTTTACTTTCTTTTAAATGTAACGTGATACCACCCTCTGTTGTATTGTATCAAcctttgttcctctctcttccctgccaGCCACTCATGCCCTACGAGTTCGCATACGAGGTGAAAGACGACGCCACGACCAATTACCAGAACAGAGTGGAGTTCGTTGAGGATGGCGTGTTGCGGGGGAGCTACAGCCTCCTCTCCCCTGACGGTGTGGTTCGAACTTCCGTCTATTCCGACACCGGCAATGGCTTCGAGGTGAGTTACTCGGCATTAGGGCGGCGACGAGAGCCTACGAACGCCGTTAGAATGGCAAAGAATGAAGTTTGGCATATTACTGAGTAGCGACATAGATATTGCAGAAGTCAGGACAGAGAAAATAGGTGGAAATATGAAATTTAAACCCATGCTGGAGCAGGAAAGAGCACAAAatatgaaaagtagaaaatactGGAAAGGCATTTGTCTGTAgcgactgatgatgatggtgatgataaaggcattGAGGAGAGCATACGAGCGTCTTTAAAATACCAGGAATAGATGTTGGACATAGATGCTGCCCGTAGATggagtttcatttttttcttactaaCAGTTACTATATACTATATTATGGAAGTAAATCTAAAGTAAATATTTGTCTGCGatcaaacacataaaaaaacactgCATACCAGGAAAGAAAGGGAGCTTGTAAATTACACCGGCGAGTGAAATCGTCTTTCTTGTTTGCCTTCATCAAGCCGGTCTGTACGATGACTAAGGCACATGCAGCACATTCCTGACACACACTGTACCCCCTGAACAAGTCCTGCTGAAGGCACTTACTCATGAGGCCGCTCGCACCACAACGTTTGTCGCATCAAGATTTTCTATTCAGCGTATCATTCATGACACCCGCTTTCCTCTCTGAGCCAATCCTGCTAAAAACATTTATACTGCCGGCTTCGCTGCTTCATTCGTCCTAttaccgttttctttttcatgtgtATGAGCTTTGAGACTCAGCAAAATGAGAACTTTAATGTTTCGTTTTCTTTGCCAGTTGTATAAAGTTTTGGTGCGAAAATATAACAGTCTACCCGGCAATGGGGAACAGTTGATATATAAttacgacgacaacaacaacaatactagaagtgaaaatatgataataataataataataataataataataataataataataataataataataataataataataataataataataaaataatgaggtAACAAAAATTGACCATCCTCCCGGTTGGACACAAATCCTTCAACATGGCGCCTCTTTCCGTCCTCCCACAGGTGACCCTCCACGAAGTGCCAACAGACATCGTGGTCATCGGCTCAGGCCTCCCTGGTGACCCCGCGCTCAAGGCCGGGGGCACGTACAGGTACTACGACTCTCGCGACTCAGGCTCAAGGGAGTCCTTCCGGCCATCTTTCAGCAGGAGCGGTGGATTTGAGGCTTTCTCTAAAGCATCAGAAGGGTTTGACGGGTCTTCAAGAGGGTCAGCTATCTTTAGTTCATCGAGCAACAGAGACTTTTCATCGAAAAATAAACAGTCAAGTCGCGAAGAGTCATCCAGGCGCGAAGAATCGGAAAGGCGCGAAGAATCGTCGAGACGCGATGAGTCAAGACGCGAAGAATCGTCGAGACGCGATGAGTCAAGACGCGAAGAATCCGAAGGCTCCAGATTTGAATTTTTAACGAATGACAAGAGTGCCTTGGAAGCCTTCGACAGGGAGAGCGCCAGCCAAGGCTTCTCTGGTGGGTCTAGGGACTCCGAGGCTTCGTCGAGACGCAAAGAGTCAAGACGCGAAGAATCCGAAGGCTACAAATATGAATTGTTGACGAATGACAAGAGTGCCTTGGAAGCCTTCGACAGGGAGAGCGCCAGCCAAGGCTTCTCTGGCGGGTCTAGGGACTCCGAGGCTTCGTCGAGACACGAAGAGTCTGGAGGCTTTGGAGAGTTCTCGCATGCCTTCGCGTCATCGTTCTCCCAGCAGGGAGGATCTGGAGGTGGATCAGGTGGTGGATCTGGAGGTGGATCAGGTGGTGGATCTGGTGGTGGATTAGGTGGTGGATTTGGTGGTGGATCAGGTGGTGGATCTGAGGGTGGATCAGGTGGATCAAGAGGTGGATTCGGTGGTGGATCTGAGGGTGGATCATTAGGTGGATCTGGAGGATCAAGTGGTGGATCTGGTGGTGGATCAGGGGGTGGATTTGTTGGAACTGGTAGTGGATCAGGTCACGGTGGATCTGGTGGTGGATCAGGTGGTGGATATGAGGGTGGATTAGGTGGTGGATCAGGGGGTGGATTCGGTGGTGGATCTGAGGGTGGATCATTTGGTGGTGAATTTGGTGGATCAGGTGGTGGATCTGGTGGTGGATCAGATGGTGGATCTGGAGGTGGGTCAAGTGGTGGATCTGGTGGTGGATCAGGGGGTGGATTTGTTGGAACTGGTGGTGGATCAGGTCACGGTGGATCAAGTGGTGGATCTGACGGTGGATCAGGTGGCGGATtcggtggtggttctggtggatCAGGTGGGGGATCACATGGTGGTTCAAGTGGATCAGGTGGCGGATccggtggtggttctggtggatCAGGTCGCGGATCACATGGTGGTTCTGGTGGATCAGGTGGCGGATCAGGTGGCGGATCACATGGTGGTTTAGGTGGATCAGGTGGCGGATTCGGTGGTGAATTTGGTGGATCAGGTGGCGGATccggtggtggttctggtggatCAGGTGGCGGATccggtggtggttctggtggatCAGGTGGGGGATCACATGGTGGTTCTGGTGGATCAGGTGGCGGATCACATGGTGGTTCAGGTGGATCAGGTGGCGGATTCGGAGGTGGATCTGGTGGATCAGGTGGCGGATCACATGGTGGTTCAGGTGGATCAGATGGCGGATTCGGTGGTGGATCTGGTGGATCAGGTGGCGGATTCGGAGTTGGATCTGGTGGATCAGGTGGCGGATCACATGGTGGTTCAGGTGGATCAGATGGCGGATTCGGTGGTGAATTTGGTGGATCAGGTGGCGGATTCGGTGGTGAATTTAGTGGATCAGGTGGCGGATCACATGGTGGTTCAGGTGGATCAGATGGCGGATTCGGTGGTGGATCTGGTGGATCAGGTGGCGGATTCGGAGTTGGATCTGGTGGATCAGGTGGCGGATCACATGGTGGTTCAGGTGGATCAGATGGCGGATTCGGTGGTGGATCTGGTGGATCAGGTGGGGGATCACATGGTGGTTCTGGTGGATCAGATGGCGGATTCGGTGGTGGATCTGGTGGATCAGGTGGGGGATCACATGGTGGTTCTGGTGGATCAGATGGCGGATTCGGTGGTGGATCTGGTGGATCCGGTGGCGGATCACATGGTGGTTCTGGTGGATCAGATGGCGGATTCGGTGGTGGATCTGGTGGATCAGGTGGGGGATCACATGGTGGTTCTAGTGGATCAGGTGGCGGATCACATGGTGGTTTAAGTGGATCAGATGGCGGATTCGGTGGTGGATCTGGTGGATCAGGTGGCGGATTCGGAGTTGGATCTGGTGGATCAGGTGGCGGATCACATGGTGGTTCAGGTGGATCAGATGGCGGATTCGGTGGTGGATCTGGTGGATCAGGTGGGGGATCACATGGTGGTTCTGGTGGATCAGATGGCGGATTCGGTGGTGGATCTGGTGGATCAGGTGGGGGATCACATGGTGGTTCTAGTGGATCAGGTGGTGAATTCGGTGGTGGATTTGGTGGATCAGGTGGCGGATCACATGGTGGTTCAGGTGGATCAGATGGCGGATTCGGTGGTGGATCTGGTGGATCAGGTGGGGGATCACATGGTGGTTCTAGTGGATCAGATGGCGGATTCGGTGGTGGATCTGGTGGATCAGGTGGGGGATCACATGGTGGTTCAGGTGGATCAGGTGACGGATTCGGTGGTGGATCTGGTGGCGGATCCGATGGTGGATCAGGTGGATCAGGTGGCGAGTTCGGTGGTGGATCTGGTGGATCATTTGGCGGATCACATGGAGGTTCAGGTGGATCAGGTGGGGGATCCGGTGGTGGATCTGGTGGATCAGGTGGCGGATCCGATGGTGGATCAGGTAGTGGTTCAGGTGGATCAGGTGGCGGATTCGGTGGGGGATCTGGTGGATCACATGGTGGTTCAGGTGCATCAGGTGGGGGATCCGGTGGTGGATCTAGTGGATCAGGTGGCGGATCACATGGTGGTTCAGGTGGAGGATTCGGTGGTGGATCTGGTGGATCAGGTGGCGGATCACATGGTGGTTCAGGTGGATCAGGTGGGAGATCCGGTGGTGGATCAAGTGGCGGATCCGATGGTGGATCAGGTGGCGGATTCGGTGGTGGACTTGATATTGGACTCGGTTTTGGAACTGATGGACCTGGTGGATCAGGATCTGGTATTGAACTCGGTTTGGGACTTGGTGGTGGACCTGGTATTGAGCTCGGGTTTGGAACTGATGGACCTGGTGGATTCGGTGGTGAACCTGGTGGATCAGGAGGTGGATTCGGTGGTGGACCTGGTGGATCAGGTGGCGGATCACATGGTGGTTCAGGTGGATCAGGTGGCGGATccggtggtggttctggtggatCAGGTGGTGGATTCGATGGTGGATCAGGTGGTGGTTCAGGTGTATCAGGTGGCGGATTCGGTGGTGGACTTGATATTGGACTCGGTTTTGGAGCTGGTGATGGACCTGGTGGGTCAGGAGGTGGACTTGGTGGATCAGTTGGCGGATTCGGTGGTCGACCTGGTGGATCAGATGGTGGATTCGGTGATGGATCAGGTGGGTCAGGTGGATTCGGTGGCGGATTCGGAGGTGGACCAGGAGGTGGATTCGGTGGTGGATCAGGTGGATCAGGTGGATCAGGTGGATTCGGTGGCGGATTCGGTGGTGGACCAGGAGGTGGATTCGGTGGTGGATCAGGTGGATCAGGTGGATTCGGTGGCGGATTCGGTGGTGGACCAGGAGGTGGATTCGGTGGTGGATCAGGTGGATCAGGTGGTGGATctggtggtggagcaggtggaTCTGGTGGCGGGGTCAGTGGTGGAGgggccggcggcggcggcgtcaacCTACAGGACAAGGCCGTGTTCATCATTCACCCTGACTTCTTCAAGACCGGCGCGGGCGCCGGCCTGACGGGCCTGCCGGAAGTGACGGAGCCCATTATTATCGTGAGTGACAATAAATTTGCCCAGGGTGGGGGTGGGGCTGGCGTAGGTTTCAGTAATGCTCTGGGCGGAGGAGGGTTTGCGGGAGCCTTTAGCAGCGTGAACAGGCTGggagaggctgctgctgctgacacCACAGCGGCTCACTCAAGCGGTGCTGCATCAACTGCTACCGCCGAAGAAGTAAGTACATCCTCTGGTAAAAGTGGATCGACCTCGACCAGTGCCATTGAAAGCGCTTCATCCTTAGGCAGTGCCTCAATAAGCGCTTCTTCTCCAAGCAGTGAAGGCTTCGTTGCATCCACCTTCAGCTCCAACGGATTGACTGTTGGAAGTGCGACAGGTGATTCTACCTCTGCCTCGAGTGGATCATTTGGAAGAAGTACCATCGAAAATGTCTCATCCTCAGCTAGTGCCGCTGAAGGAGCATCTTCAAGTGGTGCTACAAAGAGTGCTTCATTCTCCAGTGCAAGTGAATCATCGGGCAGCGCCACTGATGGTGCTTCTTTTTTAACTAGTGCTTCCGAAGGTGGTTCATCCTCCCACGGATCAGTTTCCTCAGGGAGTGGAACTGAAGGCGCCTTTTTATTTGATGCAAGTGGATCTTCCCTAGGCAGTGCGGCTGAAGTTGATACTTCTTTAGGCAGTGCCGCTGAAGTAGCCTCCTCAAGCAGTGCCACTGAAGTGGCCTCCTCAGGCAGTGCCGCTGAAGTGACCTTCTCAGGTAGTGCCGCTGAAGTGGCCTCCTCAAGCGGTGCCGCTGAAGTGACCTCCTCAAATAGTGCCGCTGAAGTGACCTCAAGCAATGCCGCTGCAGCGGCTTCCTCAGGCAGTGCCGCTGAAGGTGTTTCTTCTTCGAGCAGTGGAGGGTTCGATGCATCTACATTCAACTCTAGAAAACTATCTGTAGAAAGCAGCACAAAagattcttcatcttcttccagcAGAAAAGGTGGAGTTCTAACAATTACTTCCTCTAGCTTGGATGGATCATCTGGTATCAACAAAGCGGTAACTGATGAGTCGTCTGGCAGGGGACAATCAGTTCTCGATAGTGGAGCATCAGGAGGaacaaaaaatattgaaaaggcAGCCAATGCAAAACCAGCTTCTTCGGGTCAAATTGGGCTGAATGGATTTAGCACGTCCTTCAGTGAAGGCGGATCACAACAGTTTATAATATCCTCTAGTGGAGACGCATCCAGGTTTGACTCCCACAGATTTTCCAGCAGTGGATCCGGTGGCTCTTCAAGCAGTGGGGCGTCAAGCAGTGCCATTTTGCACAGCCAAAGCGGTGGTGACTTAAAACTGCAGGCACCGGACCAGTTACTGAAGATTCTCAATCCAGGCCAAACAGCTCGCGGGCTTCAGGGTATCCGCGGCAGTTCGGGCCAGGGCGGGGCTGTCTTCTTTACGCAGGAAACTGACCTGGCCTCTTCCCAGGGCGGCAAAACCTCCATCACACAACTGCCAGTCACTCGCGTCACCACCGTGACACACCTCCCTGACGATTCTAAGCAAGGCTCTTCCATCTTGAAAATAGCTGGCAGTTCCACGGGCTTCAAGAATAACCAGAACGTGTTCACAAGCCCACCGTCAGGTGCTGCACGATTCTTTGCATCAGCATCAAACACAAAAACTTTTCAGGCGAGTGGCAAGAAGTCAGCAGGAAACAAAATTGTTAGCATATCCGGCTCAGGAACACTCACGACTCTTCCTACTGGTGACACTGTCCTCGCCTTGGGCAGCAAACAACCCATTGCAATTTCCACTTCCCAGGGCGTCATCAGGAACAGCCGGAGGACCGCGCCCTTTTCCACCACCAACTCGAGGCAGCAACGACCGAGGCGAATCCGAGGGCGGCTTCTGAGGTCACTCTAATTGGCCAAAGAGGTGAAGACACACCTGCATTGAGGTTCACCGTCTCAGCGCCCACTGTTCCTTCAATATGTTAACGTTAGCTTGTACGATAGGCAGAATCGATGTTAATGGCCGCAGTGATCAGATTTTGCTGCTGAAAAGGGTTCATAGAAACTCTGCTTTTATGTtttacacaaacacactctcAGTCATTAACTACATTAATGAAACGAAGAGTTTGTCATTTACCTATTACACAAACACTTCACATATCACTGCACTGTTACTGTCCATACATCATGCCTCTTCCCTTTAATGGCTTGTTTTCATTCGCGAACGAAACGCTGTTACTGTTAGCCAATGCTTAGGTTAGGAACCATGCACACTTGTAGTCATGAGGTGCTgagctctgtgtgtgtatgtgtgtgtgtgtgtgtgtgtgtgtgctaagttATGTGTGTGGATCACTTGATATTGTTGTAACGGTAAGTTATCACGGAGAAGCGTGCTAGGTTTTGTGTGTGGATCACGTCAAGCTGTTTAAACAGAAATGTATCACGAGGTCCATTAGTCGTTaagttatgtttgtgtgtttataacgttgaaattaataaaaaaaatattttttataagCTGAAAAAATGTTTTATTCTAACATCTGGTTACAGGGTTCAATAAACAAACAGGTGCTCTGAGTTCTTGAAATCTATAAAAACAAAGATAAGATTAATCCACAAAGAGGTAATTAACAAAAAGACAAGAATACAAACACTGATGTTCCTGGGGTAACACTTTTAAACTCTCAAAAAGGAAGAGGCTGAGGGAGGATGGAGTGTGCTCCTTACCGGAACAAGCTGGCATGGAGAGCACGGGCGTGGGGGAACCTTCTCTACACGTCACCAACACTCCTGCAACAGATATATAAATTgctataaatggaaggaaaaacgcTTCAATGTTTAAATATGCGTTacatagaaagggaaagggtacGAGGACACTTGATCGAGAtttatgaatggatgaagggctttcatAAGGGTGATGTATAAGGATTTTAGTAGTAGAAGAGCAGAGTACAACACGTAGgctagtaatggatttaaattggataaactcagattcaacaaagacatagcaagaaccagggttgttgattttttttaatttcaagcaagatggcggcactataaaacagttgcctgcgcttccaattggctgggaccaaccaaaagagtaaagatggggccatacgctacagctgagcgtggccgcagtgctcatctccttGGCACGGGCCCCTGACCATTGATGGGAAGAAACCATCACCCCAggacagggtcagcgtgacatccgggttacgacGGTTTATCTTCCCAAAGTTTACCATtgtaagggccgccggcaaccctcacataactttgtgtgtgtgtgtgtgtgtgtgtgtggctctcgcaatctctaagcctttacaaCCATATAtacctatttatcgaccagcccgaaagggaggatgagcagctgggtgagtgggacgctgactgcccaggtcgggattcaaacccagggcGCGGGTTTGTAGCAAGGCATactaaccactagaccatggaggtataaaaaaaacaataaaaaaaatctaatgtcaacaagatgagaaaacagttGCAATAAGCAAATGAACTtaagttgctaacccatggttgccctgcacacattctaaatATTTTGGCTCATGGTTTGGAAATTGGCAACATaaaagaacatgtggttcatgttgtaaTATACTTCTGAagccatcactctgcctcagcaagatgcCGTCAGAAAGGCGGTCAGTGTCTTGTTCTGCTCCAGGACACTGGATGGACCAGGTGTGGCTGACGGAAGATATGTATAATGAACTAACAGCTCAGGTAAAAATtttgtgaagttgacagggaaaataTGGATATCGAGGTTagagagtgttttctttgtttatttctccattctATGTTGTTGCTCAGCAAtgagatcaagatttaaatcaatgacaaaaaaaaatcaaataatataaatcttgatttaaatcaatgatttaaaaaaataatttgatttaagttttgatttaaatcaacttgatttaaatcaaacaaccctggcAAGAACTGCTTTACTAATATTGTGGTGGATGAGTGCAGCAATcactcatgtggtgagtgccaatatgataTATAGCTCCAAGGAAAGcttacataaattcatggatactGAGGATAAATGGGGTTAGGATGACAAAAACCTGCCTTGTATGGGCATTCCGGACTCTTGcagattatatgtgtgtgtgtgtgtgtgtgtgtgtgtgtgtgtgtgtgtgtgtgtgtgtgtgtgtgtgtgtgtgtgtgtgtgtgtgtatctatgtgataaagaaagagaaagagaaagataaggagaattcaaatattcgtgtatttaatcATTcacctatttatttactttacatccggttaaaaatatacatattttaGTACGTTCCCGAACATTGGTGTGTCGCAGCTGCATTACCTGATATGCTTTTTAAGAAACGATGGCTCGGCAGATCTCTAAAGCTGCTGAGATAATCCACATAATTAACTCATCCCACCACACACCTGCACCTTCCCAAGCCCTGCCTCCAGCGTCACCTGCTCTGCGCCACGCCTCCTGCTGTGCTCCACCGTCCCCTTCCTCAGGTGCCCGTTTCCAACCTTGCTGCATCAACCTTCACACCAGGAGCCTTCCTCGTACCTTTAGCTGTCCCTTGACTTCCATAATCTCTCTCTGCATTTCAATAGTTGATATAATTTTCCCGTAAGGCTCTCATTTCTTATCTCTGCGTCTATCATTTTTTTCGCTGCGAATATTGACTATCAAATGTTCAGGATTCCAAAATGGTTGTCTGTTAACTTGTAAAAAACAAAATTGCTTATTCCCAGTTGCCTATTCGGTGAAGTTCCCTCGAAGC containing:
- the LOC127001562 gene encoding uncharacterized PE-PGRS family protein PE_PGRS54-like isoform X30, with translation MWKVVVVAAALSVAAVAGEGGQEAQLSGPGLSLGELLRGSRESSGEYRVRHFGRGGGDDDDSEEFPPLMPYEFAYEVKDDATTNYQNRVEFVEDGVLRGSYSLLSPDGVVRTSVYSDTGNGFEVTLHEVPTDIVVIGSGLPGDPALKAGGTYRYYDSRDSGSRESFRPSFSRSGGFEAFSKASEGFDGSSRGSAIFSSSSNRDFSSKNKQSSREESSRREESERREESSRRDESRREESSRRDESRREESEGSRFEFLTNDKSALEAFDRESASQGFSGGSRDSEASSRRKESRREESEGYKYELLTNDKSALEAFDRESASQGFSGGSRDSEASSRHEESGGFGEFSHAFASSFSQQGGSGGGSGGGSGGGSGGGSGGGLGGGFGGGSGGGSEGGSGGSRGGFGGGSEGGSLGGSGGSSGGSGGGSGGGFVGTGSGSGHGGSGGGSGGGYEGGLGGGSGGGFGGGSEGGSFGGEFGGSGGGSGGGSDGGSGGGSSGGSGGGSGGGFVGTGGGSGHGGSSGGSDGGSGGGFGGGSGGSGGGSHGGSSGSGGGSGGGSGGSGRGSHGGSGGSGGGSGGGSHGGLGGSGGGFGGEFGGSGGGSGGGSGGSGGGSGGGSGGSGGGSHGGSGGSGGGSHGGSGGSGGGFGGGSGGSGGGSHGGSGGSDGGFGGGSGGSGGGFGVGSGGSGGGSHGGSGGSDGGFGGEFGGSGGGFGGEFSGSGGGSHGGSGGSDGGFGGGSGGSGGGFGVGSGGSGGGSHGGSGGSDGGFGGGSGGSGGGSHGGSGGSDGGFGGGSGGSGGGSHGGSGGSDGGFGGGSGGSGGGSHGGSSGSGGEFGGGFGGSGGGSHGGSGGSDGGFGGGSGGSGGGSHGGSSGSDGGFGGGSGGSGGGSHGGSGGSGDGFGGGSGGGSDGGSGGSGGEFGGGSGGSFGGSHGGSGGSGGGSGGGSGGSGGGSDGGSGSGSGGSGGGFGGGSGGSHGGSGASGGGSGGGSSGSGGGSHGGSGGGFGGGSGGSGGGSHGGSGGSGGRSGGGSSGGSDGGSGGGFGGGLDIGLGFGTDGPGGSGSGIELGLGLGGGPGIELGFGTDGPGGFGGEPGGSGGGFGGGPGGSGGGSHGGSGGSGGGSGGGSGGSGGGFDGGSGGGSGVSGGGFGGGLDIGLGFGAGDGPGGSGGGLGGSVGGFGGRPGGSDGGFGDGSGGSGGFGGGFGGGPGGGFGGGSGGSGGSGGFGGGFGGGPGGGFGGGSGGSGGFGGGFGGGPGGGFGGGSGGSGGGSGGGAGGSGGGVSGGGAGGGGVNLQDKAVFIIHPDFFKTGAGAGLTGLPEVTEPIIIVSDNKFAQGGGGAGVGFSNALGGGGFAGAFSSVNRLGEAAAADTTAAHSSGAASTATAEEVSTSSGKSGSTSTSAIESASSLGSASISASSPSSEGFVASTFSSNGLTVGSATGDSTSASSGSFGRSTIENVSSSASAAEGASSSGATKSASFSSASESSGSATDGASFLTSASEGGSSSHGSVSSGSGTEGAFLFDASGSSLGSAAEVDTSLGSAAEVASSSSATEVASSGSAAEVTFSGSAAEVASSSGAAEVTSSNSAAEVTSSNAAAAASSGSAAEGVSSSSSGGFDASTFNSRKLSVESSTKDSSSSSSRKGGVLTITSSSLDGSSGINKAVTDESSGRGQSVLDSGASGGTKNIEKAANAKPASSGQIGLNGFSTSFSEGGSQQFIISSSGDASRFDSHRFSSSGSGGSSSSGASSSAILHSQSGGDLKLQAPDQLLKILNPGQTARGLQGIRGSSGQGGAVFFTQETDLASSQGGKTSITQLPVTRVTTVTHLPDDSKQGSSILKIAGSSTGFKNNQNVFTSPPSGAARFFASASNTKTFQASGKKSAGNKIVSISGSGTLTTLPTGDTVLALGSKQPIAISTSQGVIRNSRRTAPFSTTNSRQQRPRRIRGRLLRSL